The genomic segment caatttaaaaaaccaaaggaagaaataaaaaaaaaaattaacaatttaatccAGAGTTATAGAGGATATcgaccaaaaataaaaacaacgaaaGTTTCTGGTGCTGGAAGAAAAGATGTATTTAAGCCATCCTGGTTTGCATTTGAtgctattaatacatttatgcaAGATGTATACACACCACACGGAACTATAGATACAATCgtaagtgtaataattattaattattctgtggctaaatatagattttcagatgaattaattaacatattatactcgaCTTATAAAGCtatctgtataaaatacatacattattaattgattgatattttcaaacaattatacattttagattctgagtggagcgatgaatgtattgttttaacaatgatgagtgttttttttattttcattttttatttttctgtctgccatcaccttttaggacaataagagtgcttagattttcttccacagtatcttttctgataggaaagtgaatctagttggtactttggggggtaaaaagttaaaattttccaGTAGCTTCAAAAGCATCGTGAAAAACAGAAGGAAAACTTAGGAAagacgggaatttttacgcaaaatcaattttcgacaaaatcgatttgggtttttggtgtaactctaaaacaaatgaccgcagATACacgaaatgttgactgaatatttatattagcatattaagtatacacgataacattttcaaaatatttttacttattttgagcagttaacgaacattttcagttttcaattttttttagtttttttttctataaataccaataaaattttaaaaaaagcttgaaaatttaatagaaggcttttaatatattgtaccaatgacattaaaaatccagtcaaaatttttttataatcatttaaagttcaaatattgacaaaatttatcaaattaaaaatttaaaaattattttgtagttaaaaatttataaaatgtttcaaggattgaaaatgtaaaacaaggttctacgtaaataggttatatataaattactttattcacaacaatataaaaaaatatatttagtaatatcatagttAGGCTGACTAGATCGTCTTCGCTCAGATTAggttttttatacaattatatcattatatcatattatatcattgtattcaaatttaacaccatccattatagtgacctactgtacagcagagcgacacccacttttTTCTATTCATTTTTCTATCTATTTAATTGTCTcactttaaactataaaaaaatgtatttttgtacagTTATTATACTGTCCTTAATATTGTCAtaaacagataattttttttttaaactttttttttgtactacctatattatgttgtcaaattaatattaagtgtattaagggtttttgaaattttagagAATGATAATAGTACTGAAATGTACGCAGTATTACCAGTTGttcaatatatatatcttataaagaaattgataactatttaaaaatataaacatttttttgcgttatttttcaacagttaattacaaaaattggttttttaaaattggtataatacttactattgtaaaaaccatggtttttatattaataaccatttttgtaaattactgaTGAAactgaattcaaaaaaatatttatatttttaaatagttatcaatttttttagaagatacgtattgaataatatgtaaaactgcATACATTTAAGTATCATTcttcaaaagttcaaaaaccattaatataaaaaaataatatgtcattattaaattcatattacgaatttaagacaatatataataacattatataggtaaaaaaaaaacgaggtAGGTAgtgaatgtattaatatattatgtattaatatatttgttttgatttgaatacagaatatatataaaaaaacatataatacaagTGTTgagtatttacaaattatatagatattactgATAATTATTGCCACTCTAATTTTCCAGTTGTCATAAAGTATTCTGCAAATTCTTTTCGAATGTCTTTTGCCGTTATAGATGTTTTTCTACCTCTTTTTTCTATCGATAATAATGATATCTGCCCTTCGCGTTCATTTCTCCATGATCCATTAAGTATTTGACCATTCTGTTCCGTGTCAAATGTTCCTGGTGgtgtgtacatattttttgattctttgcttcttcttaaaaaattatgtaataatacacAGCACTCCGTGACTAATCGAGTTTTATTAGGATTTAGTAAAATAGGTTTTCTTAGAACACGAAAAACTGCGGACATAATTTCGAACACATTTTCAACAGTTCTACGAGCTCTAGATAACCTATACTGAAAAATTCTTTGAAATGATCCACTATCATGGTTTCCACTATAAGGGACTAACAGATTTTCCTGTAATGGGAATGCATTATCAGCTACGATAACATATGGGACAGGCTTAAATTTTTGAGGCAAACATCTTGGTGTGGGTAAATTCAACGTTccgttttttaatttctttgacaatgtaaaattacgaaaaataccTCCATCTGATATTCTACCTTGTGATCCGATATTTtcgtaagtaatattatagtcagcATCACACAAGACCATTAGAACGATACTGAATGttcctttataattaatataatcactaCCACTATTAATAGGAGAAAGTATGACCACATGCTTCCCATCTAGGGCACCAATACAATTAggaaaattccatttttttttcatatacgtCAGCGATCTTTTGCCATTCACTAGAAGTTTTTggagtctataaaaaaaataattctagtataataaaattatgtaaatatcatataatcatgatttataatatttttaaaatagggaGATAGTAGTGAAAGCAACGATGTACATGATGTCAGCGATGATCCAAATAATGGTAGTTACGGAAGATAATGTCGAAACCACCAAAGGAGACAATAATGAAGGACAAAAATATCTTGATTGGTCGAGTGACACTaccaatattgaaaaaaatacatttagtgCACCTGCAATGGCTCCccgaaaaaaagaagaaaaaagagAAAGATGAAAATGAAATACGTGTGTCCCAGGCATACGAGtatttaatgcaaaaaaaaaagagagcCAAACAAAAATGGAGAAGGACGAATATGATATATATGGTGCTTTAGTAGCAACAAAACTTCGAAAAATGGACGAAATAACTCGTCATTGTGTGATGCATGAAATAGATAATTTGATGTTTAGAGCAATAATTCAAAGCACCACTcacaaaaatgtacaacatCCATCTCAAAATACATCATTAAGTTATGTACAACAAGCTTATACATTTCCATCTCAATTCCAAACATTCAACTATACACAAAAACCATTTATATCGCCATCTCAATGCTCAACGTTCAGTCACACATCGCAACCATCTCCATCCAATTCCTCAACACCCAGTCGTTCATCACAAGTATCTCCACCACTAGCACCACTCAACAACTCAACAGAGACATCAACAAAAGTTGTTAcaacattaaattatgtacaacaGCCATATTCATTGTCATCTCAAAATACTGCAACATTAAATTATGCACAACAACCATTTCCTTCGCCATCTCAATGCTCAACGTTTGGTCATACATCGAAGCCATCTCCATCCAATTCCTCGACACCTAATCGTTCATCACTAATATCTCCACCACTCAACAACCAAACAGAGGCGTCAACTAAAGTTATTGAAGGGACATTGGACTATGATtggttaaatcaaaatttaaaataaaaatactaattaaaacatttttcagcaatatctaattatgttaaatactattaaaaatgtattaattaacaataaattacctttaCTTGATCAGAAAGTTTTGTTTTCAATGCTTCACAcacttcaattattattaatgaaataacttGAGGTGACATTTTGAACAAGTAGCTTAAACTTTGGTAACTATCTCCACTGGCCAAAAACCGTAAAGTTACAGCTAAACGCTCCCGAGCAGGTATAGATTTTCTTAAGTGAGTGTCTTGTTTAGAAATAGATGGAccaattaaattaagtaaatattcaaaatctgcCGAAGTCATTCGACAAAAATTTTCGAATTTTCTAGAACACTCGTATGATAGgtcattcattaatttattaccacTGTATCTACaacatttatatagaatatatatatatataatatataggatattattaaaataaatattatacatacagatctcgatttttaaataaagttgtaGTCCACCATCTtcgtgtttttggttttttttttttatttagttttgaagccaatacaatataaattgcaCTGGCGATTGATAATTCATCTTCGCTATcactattcatttttatttaaataaaaaagaataaacaaCCTGTATGTCCACACGAAATAATCGTACTAAGCAACAGTAAACTGAAAACTGAACGAAACACTACGAAACGTAAAACACGAAACGTGAAACTCGAAACATGCATAGTGTGTATACCTTTTCTACGAAAAGCTACGAAACGCTATGAAACACTACGAAACGCGAATCGCAAAACGCGAAACGCGAAACATGCATAGTGTGGAGCGACCTTAAGACATAATATCGATGGTGACACGGCAAAAGGGTCTAAGCGACACTTTGGGTCTAAGCGACACGGCTTATACTATTggatagaaaaatatatattacgtcCATTGCGCGTGCGCAAAATCAGCTGTGACCATTATAACAacgaatatttgaattttaaatttgggaTCTAAACgacactttatataatatttgtcttcTGTAATAAAGGACTATACGACAACAATAGGGAATAAACGACATTAGCACAATATTTTAGGGGACAAGCGACGTTTATGCGTGGTGTCATTGTACACGAATTTTTCGTAcgactaatatttatatacatttgataaGATTGTAGTACAACACATAGACATACTATAATAGAATTCTATTATACGTCTATGGTacaacacgatttaagatagtgtattatcttaaatcgtgatttacaatattataatttatatttgtttcttttGCCTGGTCATACCTACATGCCGGTGGATTCCATGCATGCATGCCACAATAGAGCGTTTTACAAGAAATAAGACCGTGTGGGCACCTAGTGAATGGTCACATTTAATTAGAAATTCACGAATAAATTCTTCTCCAATTGAAGTTTGGAATGTACAGTACTCAGATTTTAAAGATTGGAAAACATTGgctaaacaatattttgctctaaatttaaaaacttcagaCAAGGAATTGATTCAAATAACTAAAgtgaaatcatttatttttaacaaacctTTAAATGGAGATCACAAcgtaaaagtatttttcactTACTGCGCTGACGAAGaaccaaaaacattaaaagttaagaaaaaaaacatcggCATTAATCCAACACAGTTATACGGGGAGAGCTTAcaaatttcaaaagaaaaactaACCGaccttttaaaattatgtaccgATGGCATCATACCCCACAACTTTCACGAAGATAATTTACGCATGCAATCAAACCACGATATAAGTGATATTTTACAAGAGACTGACGAAGAAGACTCAGACTAgatcatttatttcatttattcaatttttacgtAAGTTTTAACATAggaatagtaattatttattttaatgattaaaaatgtaagtaattttttattttaaccattGTTTTATAGATTTAAGTACAAAGTCAAGTCTagaaataagttattttttattatttgttttcatttaagtttgaagaaaaagttaaatgttatgttatgttctaaaggattacaatttttttttcgttattttcatcataataatattttaataaagattcatatttttttttgcggaaaatatttgtgtacatcttatttttaaaaaaacatgtgaAAATGacgtgatattttaatattattttattggtctgaaataaaaatagtaatcactataaattacaataatacaatggcGATAAATGAACAGgcaaatgtagaaaaaaattaggGTATAAGcgccaaaatattaaacaatttttttcaaattgccGTATGCacgtaaataaaaatcaaaaaattattaaaaatatgaatacctacacATGAAGGagatacaaacaaaaaaaaaatattctaccaAATAATACCCTATTCTGActgtaaaaaaagttatagcttatctagaaaaaaaaaatgattaaaatcacaaaaaaaattttttcggCTCTcctgaaaataatgaattatgtcGCTTAGACCCTTTTGCCGTTTCaccatcgatattatattaggtacctataataaattccaaattaatcatatcataatatttattaggtacttatgacgcgttatacatcaacaaaaaaccgtggtactatcatagatatataatagtatactttagaagtttcaagtacccacgaataatattataccattcacACAAAATAACTATANNNNNNNNNNNNNNNNNNNNNNNNNNNNNNNNNNNNNNNNNNNNNNNNNNaagattaaattatataaacgtatGCATAatcaaagtaataattaatttatttcttattgtttAGAATTTAGCACAAGTCGATGCACAAGCATCATCTGCTTCTGACACGTCTAACACACCTACTTCTAAAAACGGAAAAACGTGCCACTCTGCTAATAAGGTAAATTTTACGTTTTGTATGAGTGGGTAATGTAGATCCGGCAGTGTTCGACGCAGTAGGATTCACATAAATcatcaattaaaaacattttacaaagaATTTTAATGTGATATTTTATCGCTCTTGAACAAGTTAGGTTTTACCTCGCCAttgagtgggtcactgtaatgactGTACTAACGGGTGTGTTAAAATTTGATTCAATGAGAAATCAAagaatacgaaaaatgattctgagtggagacgattTGTTAtcctattattatcatatacaaatatattgcaattagttattgagtataatttaactataagtaatacattatatagactataaaaAGGCTGCAATAGCATacaattaatttgaatgttttgaaaatgtcattttgtacatacaacataataatatacctacgagcATAGTATAAGGAATAAGAAGTATGCTCAATGATAAGACtgcgcatatttttttaaggggcaatgtataatttatataggcaaCCAACAATAAACACAAGGCGACGTCACGAGTATACATTTAATCTTATGCAATGCAGTATGCACAAAAACACAAGACGATGCACATGCGCGAACTAGGACGAAAACACGGTTCGCGTTGATCATActtcttatttcttatactatGCCTACGAGTATCTAAATccagcaaaaaatatttttgaaatgcaataaaataaaagttataactaacattattcttcgtttattttgcgtaagaattcccggtttttattcatttttttttcgaaaaatactAGGAATTTTTAATGTTGACCTCTCGAAAATTTAATGAAGTGCCAATAAtagatacaataattttctatcGGAAATCGCCTTCAAACATGAAGATAATGCATTTTTTCCACTGTATATCGTGTTTACGTACAAAACACattcgtataatttataataaaggtattgtaaaatcaatactatTTATGGCTCCGATCAGATTCTAAAATGCGATTTAAGAGACTTTTAATCCCATCAAAATGGCGGTAGTTAAGTACTGTTTAGTGATTTTAATTAGATTAGCGCTTCTGTAAGGGAATGTGAAACACATGACGgatctaaaacaaaattattgatagtAGTTACGTTTCTACAACTtcgcatttaattaatttagtttgaaAGAAAAATTTGGTAGGTGGATGGTACTATTGTTaagattaaaacatataaatatatgcataatcaaaataataattattttatctctaATTTTTCAGGATTATTCAGGTGCTCCTCCCCCGAACGGCAAGCCACCTAATATTTTACAACccgtataaaatgttttgtatactGTAGGTAGAATTATCCTctaagacaatattatgtgaatatataataataattattatttgcactatatgctataatattaatgcttGATGTACACACCTATTAAGTCTccaaagtaatattatagtattttataataatataaaacaatattatatataatattaatatatatatatatatatattaaatacattatattttatttgaatcaaATTCATAGctaaactaatttttatctgTGTGTACAATTTTCCGATTGTTTATACTATTTGAAATATCAATTTTCAACatcaatggtaaaataaattataaaattatacaataatacacttttatctctttttttttcggtaaacactaaacagtcTAAATATGAATGAAATACTCGTGAACAAATTGCAACATACATGAGAAcgtatttttcacaaaaactcttaataatattaataagtatatacgagtgtatatatttatacatatttatactgcTATATTACGcaccataatttatttattataattattattattattacttttaatctattatgaatccattaattattataaaaaaaaagaaaaaaaaatgtgaatcgATTTTAGCACAGCCTAAAATGTCGGGCGGTATGTTCAGTCTTGGCGATTGACTGTAATCGGTCGCCACAAAAGACAGATAAGCACGCTGGACGCGCTGCGTTGATTAAAGGGCACGTAACGTAAGGGTTGCCAGACATACGAGAATTCTCGTACACATACGAGAATTTAGACTATTTGTACGAGGTACGAGGAACACCTATCCTCGTACACCTTTTATACGAGAATtccaacaataatatgataaaatattttatcatggtaTTATCTATGATGAAAAAGATAGATAACCATAACTTACCATTTTGGGTTACCTACCAGTTACCATGGGTATAGTGAATAATACTGTGCACGAGAAAATACgttctattattaatatgcttggaacaaaattaggtattacacaaaataattcaaGATTGTCTCATTGTATCAGTTCCCACTTCCCACTATCCACAACTGTACCTGttactatagttattaattattataactataaaaatagcaCCATAAACCCCTAACCAAAGTCCATAATGCaggataaatatttatcttgtaATATTTCCCCAGTCCCCGCTTACTAGTTACTAGTAACAAGTGACTTCCGAGCATCGAGCTAGTAATTAGTCTGTTCACTGTTGTCTGTATATACTACTCTTTACCAGTTTACCTActtgtaatttaatactttattcgTCTGCTTAAGTGTCTTCTGTAGTTGTCATAGTGTTTTAGTgtcgttaattaaaaatatgtgtagcgAAGAAGAAGATATCCATTTAACACCACCCAAATTAAcagttaaaaaacaaataaaacacagGGCACAGAAGTTTCGGTCAGAATGGCTTAAtgttgaagaattaaaaaaatggttgTGTCCTGTTAATGACGATCCCTTTAAAGCTAAGTGTAAATTATGCAATTGCACAATGGTCGCCGAGTTGATGAACATTAAATCGCACGGTAAAGGGATTAGTCACAGGAAAATTGTAGCTTgtaaggaaattaaaaaaaagccaTGTAAAACAGTAGCATCTTTTACTACAAGTAAAACTGACTCGAAGTTTGATGTTGAAGTTAAGTCGGCAGAGATCAAACTAACAGCGTTTATAGCCGAACATAACATAGCATTTTTAGCTGCAGACCACCTAGTTGATGTTTTGAAAAGTTGTTTTCCTGATTCAAACATAGCTAAAAGTCTAAAAATTAAGAGAACAAAAGTAACTGCCATCACAACAAATGTTATTGGAGCAGCTCAAAAATATAGTTTGACAGAATACTTAAAAACTGTCAAATTCAGCATACTGACTGATGAGTCTACcgacataggtactataaagaCATCCTGCGTTGTGCTGAGGtaaataaattgcatataattatttacttaatattttttttaataatagaaaacagttattaatcttttttatttttaaaaggttttttgataaaaataccgGTAAAATAGAAAGCAAGTTTTGGGATCTTTATGAAGTTTACAATTCTAAAAATCCTGGCAAAGCTACAGCTGAAAAGCTATTTAATGGGTTATTAGAATCACTTACATCTCATAATATTCCAAAAAGAAATGTAATTGGTTTTGGCAGTGATGGATGCAATACAATGATGGGTGAATATAATTCGGTTGCATCTAGAATGCTTAACGAATTTCCAGGAATTTTCATTATGAAATGTGTTTGCCATTCTTTGTGCTAGTGAGGCTTGTCGTCATCTTCCTCGCAGTTGTGAAGATATGGCaaggaatatttttaattttttgaagagTAGTTCGAAACGGCATTGTGAGCTTGAACAGTTTCAAACGTTTCTAAATTTAGATCCTCACCGTATGCTACATCCGTCCCAAACTAGGTGGCTATCACTTACTGCAGTTGTTAATAGAATACTAGAGCAATGGGAAgcactaaaattatatttcacggATACATACTTGTCACAGAGATTAGTCTCCAGTGAACATATTTATAATGCTTTGAATGACCCTTTCATGAAATTGTATTACCAGTTCCTTGAATGGGCTCTACCAAAATTCACAaggtttgttaataattttattcataaatcatcaggaaattttgttattattatgaaaaatttaaataatattaataatcatttcttATAGGTTTAATCAATATTTCCAGACCCAAGGAGTGGTCATAACAGATTTACATGAAATGATTGTCGTGTTGTACAAAGATATCCTCTTGTGTTTCTTAAAGAGAAATTATGTCATGCAGACTAATTTAGTGAATATAAATCCTATGAATGGCCAGTATCAATTGGTCGATAATGAGCTCTATTTAGGATCAAAAGTGATGCTTAATAAAGATAATGATAACATCATATGCAACAATATTCGGCGAAAAgaattttttgaaaagtatgtcataaattgttttaatttagtatacatTAAGTTagtctattatttatttgttttatattatttgattttacaacagATGTCGACAGTTTTTACAAACTGCGTCATTAGAATTAAAAAAGAGGTACAACATGGAAGATCCAATTTTAATGCAACTATCtgctttaaaacaaaaaaatgcattgtCATTAGAGTTTAGGCAAAATACACCTTCTCTTATTAATCTAATGAAATTTTTGCCTTGCATTGTTGATATTAATGACTCAAAAGTTCAACAAATTGATGATCAGTGGCGTAAACTACCTATATCTGCAACATTAATTCCTGAAGACATtgaatttgaagttcaaatagatatattttggtaaaatttaatctaattttataaatgaaattaaaaatgtttataatatatatgttaataaatttgGACTTTTTGATTGTAGGTGGAAGATAATGAATCACAGTAGTGAATTTACAGAGTTGTGTGATTTTGTTTTGGCTGTACTTAGCTTGCCACATGCAAATGCTGATTGTGAGAGgatattttcttcaataaatgGTCTTAAGACAAAAATTAGGTCCAAGTTAATTACACATACAGTAAGTGGAGTCTTACATACAAAACAGTGTATTACAAGT from the Acyrthosiphon pisum isolate AL4f chromosome X, pea_aphid_22Mar2018_4r6ur, whole genome shotgun sequence genome contains:
- the LOC103308554 gene encoding uncharacterized protein LOC103308554 — protein: MKKKWNFPNCIGALDGKHVVILSPINSGSDYINYKGTFSIVLMVLCDADYNITYENIGSQGRISDGGIFRNFTLSKKLKNGTLNLPTPRCLPQKFKPVPYVIVADNAFPLQENLLVPYSGNHDSGSFQRIFQYRLSRARRTVENVFEIMSAVFRVLRKPILLNPNKTRLVTECCNGQILNGSWRNEREGQISLLSIEKRGRKTSITAKDIRKEFAEYFMTTGKLEWQ
- the LOC100574483 gene encoding uncharacterized protein LOC100574483, whose translation is MCSEEEDIHLTPPKLTVKKQIKHRAQKFRSEWLNVEELKKWLCPVNDDPFKAKCKLCNCTMVAELMNIKSHGKGISHRKIVACKEIKKKPCKTVASFTTSKTDSKFDVEVKSAEIKLTAFIAEHNIAFLAADHLVDVLKSCFPDSNIAKSLKIKRTKVTAITTNVIGAAQKYSLTEYLKTVKFSILTDESTDIGTIKTSCVVLR
- the LOC100573861 gene encoding uncharacterized protein LOC100573861, with translation MQYNDGEACRHLPRSCEDMARNIFNFLKSSSKRHCELEQFQTFLNLDPHRMLHPSQTRWLSLTAVVNRILEQWEALKLYFTDTYLSQRLVSSEHIYNALNDPFMKLYYQFLEWALPKFTRFNQYFQTQGVVITDLHEMIVVLYKDILLCFLKRNYVMQTNLVNINPMNGQYQLVDNELYLGSKVMLNKDNDNIICNNIRRKEFFEKCRQFLQTASLELKKRYNMEDPILMQLSALKQKNALSLEFRQNTPSLINLMKFLPCIVDINDSKVQQIDDQWRKLPISATLIPEDIEFEVQIDIFWWKIMNHSSEFTELCDFVLAVLSLPHANADCERIFSSINGLKTKIRSKLITHTVSGVLHTKQCITSGRESNQNCTNFEPTSDMLSRMTSKSLYIKTNEEKETETSDDTTQETIELVIC